In the genome of Pelagibacterium nitratireducens, one region contains:
- the dcm gene encoding DNA (cytosine-5-)-methyltransferase, producing the protein MKFIDLFAGLGGFHQALSQRGAECVFASELDEALADLYEKNFGIRPAGDIRKVDLKTIPEHDLLCAGFPCQPFSKAGDQLGLECPQWGDLFDYVVAILRLKKPRHFIIENVPNLVRHNGGATWKTICSRLTKLGYDISYAKLSPHMFGVPQKRERAFIVGDRQGLQGFDWPIPDLLPEVSISDVLDTEPAEALNISANHVRYLNTWQRFLKDFPEDEDLPSFPIWGMEFGADYPLEGKTPHERGYKLLGQYRGAFGVPLDGMSPEEVQASLPGYAQTKLAEFPDWKIDFIEKNRALYKRHKKIIDPLLTELKTFPPSFQKLEWNCKGSERDIWKHVIQFRASGIRVKKSTTAPSLIAMTTSQVPIIAWERRFMTPRECSRLQSMGGLKYLPETKDGAYKAFGNAVNVDVVRHIFDALTNRRFGEAALMAAE; encoded by the coding sequence ATGAAGTTTATCGATCTATTTGCCGGACTTGGTGGCTTTCATCAAGCATTGTCGCAGCGCGGAGCAGAGTGTGTATTCGCCTCGGAGTTGGATGAAGCTCTTGCTGACCTTTACGAGAAAAATTTTGGTATCCGCCCCGCAGGGGATATCCGCAAGGTCGACCTCAAAACCATTCCTGAACATGACCTCCTGTGTGCAGGCTTTCCGTGCCAGCCCTTTTCCAAGGCGGGGGATCAGTTGGGGCTTGAATGTCCTCAGTGGGGCGACCTGTTCGACTATGTCGTCGCGATACTTCGCCTGAAAAAGCCGCGGCATTTCATCATTGAAAATGTTCCCAATCTCGTTCGGCACAATGGCGGCGCCACCTGGAAGACCATTTGTTCGCGACTGACGAAGCTCGGCTACGATATCTCTTACGCCAAGCTATCTCCGCATATGTTTGGCGTTCCCCAGAAGCGAGAGCGCGCATTCATTGTCGGCGATCGCCAAGGGCTGCAGGGTTTCGATTGGCCAATCCCAGATCTGCTGCCGGAAGTGTCCATCAGCGATGTGCTGGATACAGAGCCGGCAGAGGCCCTCAATATCAGTGCTAATCACGTTCGCTACCTGAATACATGGCAGCGGTTTTTGAAGGACTTTCCCGAGGACGAAGATCTGCCAAGTTTTCCGATATGGGGAATGGAGTTCGGCGCCGATTATCCGCTTGAGGGAAAGACGCCGCACGAGCGCGGCTACAAGCTTCTCGGCCAATATCGTGGCGCCTTCGGGGTGCCGCTGGACGGCATGAGCCCAGAGGAGGTGCAAGCAAGCTTGCCCGGTTACGCGCAGACCAAACTGGCAGAGTTCCCCGACTGGAAAATAGACTTCATCGAGAAGAACCGCGCCCTCTACAAGCGACACAAGAAGATCATCGATCCTTTGCTTACTGAGCTCAAAACCTTTCCGCCGAGCTTCCAGAAGCTTGAATGGAACTGCAAGGGCAGCGAGCGGGACATCTGGAAACACGTCATTCAGTTTCGGGCGAGCGGCATCAGGGTGAAGAAATCGACTACCGCGCCGTCGCTGATTGCGATGACGACAAGCCAGGTCCCAATCATTGCGTGGGAACGGCGGTTCATGACGCCGCGCGAGTGCAGCAGACTTCAAAGCATGGGTGGCCTCAAGTATTTACCAGAAACCAAAGATGGAGCCTACAAAGCGTTCGGAAATGCTGTGAACGTCGACGTGGTTCGCCACATATTTGATGCGCTAACCAATCGTCGTTTTGGCGAAGCGGCGCTCATGGCGGCCGAGTGA
- a CDS encoding ATP-binding protein — MEKVSTVNIRPGVNVLSVLPHLNYKAWFALAEFVDNSIQSSLDHRKQLIRAEGEGFRLRVDIEFRSNENTIVIRDNAAGIASSDYSRAFRPAEIPPNASGLSEFGMGMKSAACWFAPNWSVRSTAIGESIERTVIFDIDQIVHDSVEELRVISSEVAAGKHYTEIRLERIRKFPRGKTIQKIKDHLASIYRVYLRDGALELFVDDEPMRYDEPAILKAPSYRDPSGPVVEWKKDIDINLGDGRTATGFVAIRETANTRLAGLALFRRKRLVLGSADEGYRPEDIFGRPNTYPYQRLFGEIHLKGFSVSHTKDGVKWEESEDEFLRQLRAELSNDQLPLIQQAREHRTKAGAKAVRQEAAAALQAAAANLNNKSLYAQAELAAPPYSPPFPAAVPDVGSDTELPVLPSEDVEEAEVRLQFRSEHWIVRFELSYADEKADWLTIRDHPSITDPEPREVGVRISMLHPFMAQFPTLDTEGFSAILNVAAAMALAEVAATELADRHPSAVRRFANEILRNHMSKSISDE, encoded by the coding sequence ATGGAGAAGGTAAGCACCGTCAACATCCGCCCAGGCGTAAATGTTCTTTCTGTGCTGCCGCACCTTAACTACAAGGCTTGGTTTGCCCTGGCCGAGTTCGTTGATAATTCGATCCAGAGTAGCCTCGATCACCGCAAACAGTTGATACGGGCCGAGGGTGAAGGTTTTCGGCTCCGCGTAGATATAGAATTCAGATCGAACGAAAACACCATCGTCATTCGGGACAATGCGGCGGGGATCGCATCATCGGATTACAGCAGGGCATTTCGGCCCGCCGAAATTCCACCAAACGCGTCGGGACTTTCGGAATTCGGCATGGGCATGAAGAGTGCCGCCTGCTGGTTTGCTCCGAACTGGAGCGTTCGTTCGACGGCCATTGGTGAGAGCATCGAGCGAACAGTCATCTTCGACATCGATCAGATCGTTCACGACAGCGTGGAGGAACTTCGCGTTATCTCGTCGGAGGTCGCTGCCGGGAAGCATTATACTGAGATCAGGCTTGAGCGAATTCGCAAGTTCCCGCGCGGAAAGACTATTCAGAAAATCAAGGACCATCTCGCCAGCATCTATCGGGTTTACCTACGAGACGGCGCGCTCGAACTCTTTGTCGATGATGAGCCGATGCGCTACGATGAGCCGGCGATCCTGAAGGCACCGAGCTACCGCGACCCAAGCGGTCCGGTCGTGGAGTGGAAGAAGGATATCGACATCAATCTCGGTGACGGCAGAACAGCCACCGGATTTGTCGCCATCCGGGAAACCGCTAATACTAGGCTGGCGGGGCTGGCGCTCTTCAGGCGCAAGCGTCTTGTGCTCGGCAGCGCCGATGAAGGCTACCGGCCCGAGGACATATTCGGGCGGCCCAACACTTACCCGTATCAGCGTCTCTTCGGTGAAATTCACCTGAAGGGATTTTCGGTCAGCCATACGAAGGACGGGGTAAAATGGGAGGAGAGCGAGGATGAATTCCTGCGGCAACTCCGAGCCGAACTCTCCAATGATCAGTTGCCGTTGATCCAGCAGGCACGTGAGCACAGAACGAAAGCAGGCGCAAAAGCAGTCCGCCAGGAAGCCGCAGCGGCGCTTCAGGCAGCGGCAGCCAACCTGAACAACAAGAGTTTGTATGCGCAGGCTGAACTCGCGGCCCCGCCGTATAGTCCTCCCTTTCCTGCCGCAGTGCCGGACGTCGGCTCGGATACCGAACTGCCGGTATTGCCGTCCGAGGATGTGGAAGAAGCCGAGGTTCGCCTGCAGTTTCGCTCGGAACACTGGATTGTCAGGTTTGAATTGTCCTACGCGGATGAGAAAGCCGACTGGCTGACCATCCGCGACCATCCTTCGATCACCGACCCGGAGCCACGGGAAGTGGGGGTGCGGATCTCAATGCTGCATCCCTTTATGGCGCAATTCCCGACACTCGATACTGAAGGTTTCTCGGCGATTCTGAATGTCGCCGCCGCGATGGCGCTCGCGGAAGTGGCCGCCACGGAACTCGCCGACCGGCATCCATCAGCCGTTCGCCGGTTCGCCAACGAGATACTTCGCAACCACATGTCGAAGAGTATAAGCGATGAATAG
- a CDS encoding Z1 domain-containing protein produces the protein MNSTIRVMPAQAPEGKQWSPVQGSTFTRLLNSNSALSSDEKEQLTTETFSILSDCIDPCAPASTNTGLVIGYVQSGKTLSFTSLAALARDNKYRVVVLLAGTTNNLVEQSFDRLRKDLDIDGTREWKLFTTQQKGFQSGELDRVNMELSAWRRGSPRAKTIMIIAMKQHHHLDHLAKLLSKLDLSDAPTLIIDDEGDQAGINTKAKKSEQSTTYATILALRARFPHHSYVLYTATPQAPLLISRIDTLSPDFGNVLTPGSQYVGGQDFFGQGGAAYLKTILASEVPDRLDPPTEPPPSLLAAFRDYFVGVAIGLLEGDEQRGKNRSMMIHPAVPKDEHLMYVRWARQTKEQWSGILQDASHPEHDRLLADFEKTAQGLLPTYNTNCTYADIAATLLEAIESTAIGELNTREKSRIPSIDWKGEYSWILVGGIGLDRGFTVEGLTVSYMPRSTGVGNADNIQQRARFFGYKRGYLGLCRIYLTTENIDAFTDYVSHEESIRGSISHHLKSGGTLKEWGRTYFLDQNLKPTRSSVILLEMYQSRGKGGWITPDHPHDDPEILATNRQVADDILTDFTLGPYAEAGWNAKQAVPAFSDALSLADMMPYIGRLRYKWPDDSLQHSSILLMLGRLASEQPDMTCSLYGFSGPWSGVPSIRTLNADRPAKIKNLFQGSNAATNYPGARALVSLETITFQLHRYDLQTADKKRTLKDVPVLAVHFPDHLIERVWVER, from the coding sequence ATGAATAGCACGATCCGCGTCATGCCCGCCCAAGCACCCGAGGGAAAACAATGGTCGCCGGTTCAAGGTTCGACATTCACACGGTTGCTCAACTCCAACAGCGCCCTCAGTTCGGATGAGAAAGAGCAACTCACAACCGAAACATTCTCTATTCTTTCCGACTGCATCGACCCGTGTGCTCCTGCATCCACAAACACCGGCCTGGTCATCGGCTATGTCCAGAGCGGAAAGACTCTATCTTTCACCAGCCTCGCCGCGCTCGCACGCGACAACAAATACAGGGTTGTGGTGCTTCTTGCCGGTACGACGAACAACCTCGTCGAACAATCATTCGATCGCCTGAGAAAAGACTTGGATATCGACGGCACCCGCGAGTGGAAGCTCTTCACGACCCAGCAGAAGGGTTTTCAATCCGGCGAGCTCGACCGGGTGAATATGGAACTCTCAGCCTGGCGCCGCGGCAGTCCTCGCGCGAAGACCATCATGATCATCGCGATGAAGCAGCACCACCATCTCGATCATCTGGCGAAGCTTCTTTCAAAGCTGGATCTTTCGGATGCGCCTACCCTCATTATCGATGATGAAGGCGATCAGGCCGGCATCAATACGAAGGCCAAGAAATCCGAGCAGAGCACGACATATGCGACGATTCTTGCATTACGCGCTCGTTTTCCTCACCATAGCTATGTCCTTTATACCGCGACCCCGCAGGCCCCGCTGCTGATTAGCCGAATTGATACGCTCTCGCCGGATTTTGGCAATGTGCTCACGCCCGGCTCCCAATATGTTGGCGGTCAGGATTTTTTCGGTCAGGGCGGTGCAGCCTACCTCAAGACCATCCTGGCTAGCGAGGTGCCTGACCGCCTCGATCCGCCGACGGAACCTCCACCCAGCCTTCTGGCTGCGTTCAGGGATTATTTCGTCGGCGTCGCCATCGGCCTTCTGGAGGGGGATGAACAGCGCGGCAAGAACCGCTCGATGATGATTCATCCTGCCGTCCCCAAGGATGAGCACCTGATGTATGTCCGGTGGGCGCGGCAAACCAAGGAGCAATGGTCGGGAATTCTGCAGGATGCCAGCCATCCCGAACATGATCGTCTGCTGGCCGATTTCGAGAAGACGGCGCAGGGCCTGCTCCCTACCTACAACACGAACTGCACATATGCTGATATCGCCGCCACACTCCTTGAAGCCATCGAGTCGACCGCGATCGGCGAGCTGAACACCCGCGAGAAATCCCGCATTCCCAGCATCGACTGGAAGGGTGAGTATAGCTGGATTCTGGTGGGCGGCATCGGTCTGGACCGTGGCTTTACGGTGGAAGGGCTGACAGTCAGCTACATGCCGCGTTCGACCGGCGTGGGCAATGCCGACAATATTCAGCAAAGAGCGCGCTTTTTTGGCTATAAGCGCGGATATCTCGGGTTGTGCCGCATCTATCTGACAACCGAGAATATCGACGCGTTCACCGATTATGTGTCACACGAGGAATCCATCCGCGGCTCCATCAGCCATCACCTGAAATCCGGCGGTACGCTCAAAGAGTGGGGCCGCACCTATTTCCTGGATCAGAACCTCAAGCCGACGCGCTCGTCGGTTATCTTGCTGGAGATGTACCAGTCACGCGGCAAAGGAGGATGGATCACGCCGGACCATCCCCATGATGACCCCGAGATATTGGCTACCAACCGGCAAGTAGCCGATGACATTTTGACTGACTTCACCTTGGGTCCCTATGCCGAGGCCGGCTGGAACGCAAAGCAGGCTGTGCCGGCCTTCAGCGACGCGCTGAGCCTTGCCGACATGATGCCTTACATCGGACGACTTCGCTACAAGTGGCCGGACGACAGCCTGCAGCACTCCTCTATCCTGCTCATGCTGGGCCGTCTGGCGAGCGAACAGCCTGATATGACCTGCAGCCTGTATGGGTTCTCCGGCCCCTGGTCAGGGGTGCCGTCAATTCGTACGTTGAACGCCGATCGCCCAGCCAAGATCAAGAACCTTTTCCAAGGCTCGAACGCGGCGACAAACTACCCGGGAGCGCGGGCTCTCGTGTCATTGGAAACCATAACGTTCCAGCTTCATCGCTATGACCTGCAAACCGCCGACAAGAAGCGCACCCTCAAGGATGTGCCTGTCCTTGCCGTCCATTTCCCCGATCATCTCATCGAACGCGTCTGGGTGGAACGCTGA
- a CDS encoding PD-(D/E)XK motif protein yields MLLDLYSGLLQGACSNRLHLYGARAGTGRNLWLAITKEGFPCLVIRASENDLRADIALRSIDVEFSRRCEIISDEAGALVAGTYTVVRLNDADPDTVRLFLRLLEESFCRDAGVLDNRQIGDKILEIAELFRRLDGSTGDLVGLWGELHIIANSSTVNSAVRSWCSHKEAKFDFVCPDFVLEVKTTLRPVRQHRFSIEQLRPAGDFNVFIASLQVIEVPSGQTVPQMIEAVIDQIKEGGVRAAFLHRCVAKGGRDLYRSTLCLQCFPGGKSLKLLRAADIPVPSVAAGEPISFVRFDVDLSAVPSVMRDIVDEVLTFPQ; encoded by the coding sequence ATGCTTCTTGATCTATATTCTGGTCTTCTGCAGGGTGCGTGCTCGAACCGCCTGCATTTATATGGCGCGCGGGCAGGTACGGGCCGCAATTTGTGGCTCGCGATCACCAAGGAGGGCTTTCCCTGCCTTGTCATCCGTGCCAGCGAGAATGACTTACGCGCCGACATCGCGCTTCGTTCGATCGATGTTGAATTCTCAAGGCGGTGCGAGATCATCAGCGATGAAGCGGGAGCGTTGGTGGCAGGCACTTACACCGTCGTCAGACTGAATGATGCGGACCCCGACACCGTCCGTCTTTTTCTGCGCCTGCTCGAAGAGTCTTTTTGCCGCGATGCAGGTGTTTTGGACAACCGTCAAATAGGCGACAAGATACTTGAGATTGCTGAGTTGTTTCGCCGACTCGATGGATCGACCGGGGATCTTGTTGGCCTGTGGGGTGAACTCCATATCATCGCTAATTCAAGCACTGTGAATTCCGCGGTGCGGTCATGGTGCTCGCACAAGGAGGCGAAATTCGACTTTGTCTGTCCTGACTTCGTGCTGGAGGTGAAGACCACGCTGAGGCCTGTGCGCCAGCACCGCTTTTCAATTGAGCAGTTGCGGCCGGCCGGCGATTTCAATGTGTTCATCGCTTCGCTCCAGGTCATCGAAGTGCCCTCAGGACAAACAGTCCCGCAGATGATCGAGGCCGTGATAGATCAGATCAAGGAGGGAGGCGTTCGCGCTGCGTTCCTTCATCGTTGTGTCGCCAAGGGCGGCCGTGACCTTTATCGCAGCACTCTGTGCCTGCAGTGTTTTCCCGGCGGCAAGTCGCTCAAATTGCTCAGGGCTGCTGATATCCCTGTCCCGTCCGTCGCCGCAGGGGAGCCGATATCTTTTGTTCGCTTCGATGTGGACTTGTCGGCAGTACCGTCGGTGATGCGCGATATCGTCGATGAAGTATTAACGTTCCCTCAGTAA
- a CDS encoding P-loop NTPase fold protein — protein MSEAHTVKIIFDSPATDDAFDGQGHTRTAKALAESIAQLDSETDGAIGLEGDWGAGKSSVIEMARNLLTPKGKKPKYHIFTFDLWAHQTDDFKRAFLECLLTWTKTEGLATAQFVKNQQKVIRNKIREVDTTNDKTYSLLGLLLVVFLPFLPLAYFWASPLAFQNHEEPFAFGQSFPTLILIVLTCAAATPFGIAFVRLCWCKLLRPAWKVFVAPALKTVRSPFPASKNASDRTVSERKADVSPTSWKEAVGDTPPWQKIVSDSWSIFSRESKHDSVKQEIRDEDPTTVEFYRVFRQILLKVQAKGQRVIVVMDNIDRLPMKSVPLIWSEVRSVFAISDPKSDGESTRVIAVVPYDRTYVANAFNEKTQLARAVALNGGQEDEDKGAPARFAHGDIFNKTFSRILKVSPPVGSHWGGYLDQVLRQAIDGQSEDGKHQSDDLLTDRARNKIFRLLQLYMREELIHATPRMIIGFVNEFGTYWAQWRGRIPAPSIALYVLFRGEIETSPEALLSEDLIKKEFRSIADEPDWLQHLAALAFNVDLEHAEEVLLGDRIANGLRQNRPDGLATLKNIQGFDRIFQIHAAPEIEQIAQSDTTAFSKAALNVEALELKGPAADEVWQAFAESIPNLGKLDSVEVENNEGLLRIVARQQPKNRLAAAEAALNVLDKFAAQGEANDDDGEHDLFEAGDRWAVHVLRLLDVLVSAEGAEAGQQFWRSIKLHHEKDFAIAVCRQLVGTNYRYTDLARKPAAALVVAELVQYVEEDHTTVLQCLQELNSGLQAANREPIAKAITQHLASVDVENPASLLESLCLLNRRSPGTPGTQKAIQQISADGTLLHYAHGQSKSGGDEDVVGDALWLLLSANGIKPLSVGSPHPVFGGMATETQWYKSLFDEGETSKNVIERIAHHLSRSRRLGFWLEMVRTDKADGKFPLSVLRAAIASNELEISGLAELFTNYSILSTKLGPEISRQFLCRIAELQTEADINDVFDDEQLLSYSKKLFDDVGKLDSPCSLHTLTARLDAKLKSLDKEFWLRALSEENETVDLLVLRQRAASIKMPPQTFGDAFWRVALDSMAGEREFNLNPEDWAALQSTIHTATRKRDASRVLESIRRTDLTPGGTEAFLIYFPKLAEDLPLEEQPEAAIDHFLRALISACSQIGTDFIQERSSDFKGALKRASKDSYDAMIDLVNNLNPDENEERAERVAVIRKALGFKTPKKKSVEGTLPAGGEE, from the coding sequence ATGAGCGAAGCACACACTGTAAAGATTATTTTCGATAGTCCCGCGACGGACGATGCCTTTGACGGCCAGGGCCATACCCGTACGGCCAAAGCTTTGGCTGAGAGCATCGCCCAGTTGGACTCTGAAACAGACGGTGCAATCGGGCTTGAAGGCGACTGGGGGGCAGGAAAGTCGTCAGTTATTGAAATGGCCAGAAATTTGCTGACGCCCAAGGGCAAAAAACCCAAATATCATATCTTTACGTTTGACCTCTGGGCGCATCAGACTGACGATTTCAAACGCGCATTCTTAGAGTGCTTGCTTACCTGGACGAAGACTGAAGGGTTGGCGACAGCGCAGTTTGTGAAGAATCAACAGAAGGTCATACGGAACAAAATTAGAGAGGTAGACACCACCAACGACAAAACGTACTCGTTGCTCGGTCTTCTCCTGGTTGTGTTTCTACCTTTTCTGCCTCTTGCGTATTTCTGGGCCAGCCCTCTCGCTTTTCAAAACCACGAAGAACCGTTTGCGTTTGGTCAGTCGTTTCCGACTTTGATTTTGATTGTGCTGACGTGCGCGGCAGCCACACCGTTCGGGATCGCTTTCGTCCGGCTGTGCTGGTGCAAGCTTTTGCGGCCAGCATGGAAAGTCTTTGTCGCGCCAGCGCTCAAGACGGTCCGCTCGCCTTTCCCCGCCTCAAAAAACGCCAGCGATCGTACCGTTTCCGAGCGGAAAGCAGATGTGTCGCCGACCTCATGGAAGGAAGCCGTTGGCGACACTCCACCGTGGCAGAAGATCGTATCTGACTCGTGGAGCATCTTTTCGCGGGAGTCCAAGCATGATTCGGTCAAACAGGAGATACGGGACGAAGATCCAACGACCGTCGAATTCTATCGGGTTTTCCGACAAATTCTTTTGAAGGTTCAAGCGAAGGGGCAGAGGGTGATCGTTGTCATGGACAACATCGACCGGCTACCAATGAAGTCGGTCCCTTTGATTTGGTCGGAAGTTCGGTCCGTCTTCGCGATCAGTGACCCCAAATCCGACGGCGAGTCGACACGCGTCATTGCGGTTGTGCCCTATGATCGCACATACGTCGCCAATGCATTCAACGAAAAGACTCAGCTGGCGAGAGCCGTAGCCCTGAACGGTGGTCAGGAAGATGAAGATAAAGGCGCACCAGCGCGCTTCGCCCATGGGGATATCTTTAACAAGACATTCAGTCGAATTTTGAAAGTTTCGCCGCCGGTAGGATCACACTGGGGCGGATACCTCGACCAAGTTTTGAGGCAAGCGATCGATGGCCAAAGCGAGGATGGCAAACATCAATCAGATGATCTGCTGACAGACCGCGCGAGAAACAAAATTTTCCGCCTGCTGCAGTTGTATATGCGCGAGGAGCTTATTCACGCGACGCCGCGCATGATCATCGGCTTCGTCAACGAGTTCGGCACCTATTGGGCGCAATGGCGCGGAAGAATACCGGCTCCATCCATCGCGCTGTACGTGCTCTTCAGGGGCGAGATCGAGACCTCACCAGAAGCGCTGCTCAGTGAAGACCTGATCAAAAAGGAGTTTCGATCCATCGCCGATGAGCCTGACTGGCTGCAACACCTTGCCGCTCTTGCCTTCAATGTCGATCTTGAGCACGCAGAAGAGGTCCTGTTGGGCGACAGAATCGCTAACGGCCTCCGTCAGAACCGTCCAGATGGCCTCGCGACGCTCAAAAACATCCAAGGATTCGATCGGATCTTTCAAATCCACGCGGCACCGGAAATCGAGCAGATTGCGCAAAGCGACACGACCGCCTTCTCGAAAGCGGCCCTTAACGTTGAAGCGCTCGAGCTAAAGGGACCGGCGGCAGACGAAGTCTGGCAGGCATTCGCAGAATCAATTCCTAATCTGGGGAAATTGGACTCAGTTGAGGTGGAGAACAATGAAGGACTGCTTCGTATTGTTGCACGTCAACAGCCGAAAAATAGACTAGCAGCGGCTGAAGCGGCGTTGAATGTGCTGGACAAGTTCGCCGCCCAAGGCGAGGCGAACGATGACGATGGCGAACACGATCTCTTCGAGGCAGGCGACCGTTGGGCTGTCCACGTGTTGAGGCTACTCGATGTCTTGGTGTCTGCTGAAGGCGCGGAAGCTGGACAGCAATTCTGGCGCTCCATCAAGCTGCACCATGAAAAGGACTTCGCCATCGCCGTATGCCGGCAGCTTGTCGGCACCAATTATCGATATACAGACCTTGCCCGTAAACCAGCAGCTGCATTGGTCGTGGCGGAACTGGTGCAGTATGTTGAGGAAGATCACACGACGGTTCTCCAATGCCTCCAAGAGCTCAATTCCGGCTTACAGGCGGCAAATCGTGAGCCGATTGCCAAGGCCATAACTCAACACCTGGCATCAGTGGATGTTGAGAATCCGGCATCATTGCTTGAAAGCCTTTGCCTTCTGAATCGTCGGTCTCCAGGCACTCCCGGAACACAAAAGGCCATACAGCAGATCAGCGCCGACGGAACATTGCTGCATTACGCGCATGGGCAGTCGAAATCAGGCGGCGACGAAGACGTAGTCGGAGATGCTCTGTGGCTGCTGTTGAGCGCAAATGGCATAAAGCCTCTCTCGGTCGGATCGCCTCATCCGGTGTTCGGCGGCATGGCTACTGAAACTCAATGGTACAAGTCGCTATTCGATGAGGGGGAAACGTCGAAAAATGTCATTGAAAGGATTGCGCATCACCTTTCGCGTTCTCGCCGACTTGGATTTTGGCTGGAGATGGTGCGAACAGACAAAGCCGACGGTAAGTTCCCTCTTTCCGTCCTTCGAGCTGCCATTGCGTCGAATGAACTAGAAATCAGTGGGCTCGCTGAGCTGTTTACCAACTACTCCATCCTTAGCACCAAACTGGGACCTGAGATTTCGCGGCAATTCTTGTGCCGGATCGCAGAACTCCAAACGGAAGCAGACATCAATGACGTTTTCGATGATGAGCAGCTTCTCTCCTATTCGAAAAAGCTGTTTGACGATGTCGGAAAACTAGATTCGCCGTGTTCGCTTCATACCCTGACGGCGCGCCTTGATGCGAAGCTGAAATCCCTGGACAAGGAGTTCTGGCTCAGAGCGTTGAGTGAGGAAAACGAAACAGTGGATCTGCTGGTCCTTCGCCAGCGAGCCGCGTCGATCAAGATGCCGCCCCAAACATTTGGTGACGCGTTCTGGCGAGTTGCTCTCGACAGCATGGCGGGAGAACGGGAGTTCAACCTCAATCCCGAAGACTGGGCGGCATTGCAGAGCACCATACACACGGCGACTCGGAAGAGGGATGCATCACGCGTTCTGGAAAGTATCAGGCGAACTGATCTGACGCCTGGAGGGACCGAGGCCTTCTTGATCTACTTTCCCAAACTGGCCGAAGACCTACCCCTCGAAGAACAGCCCGAAGCCGCTATCGATCACTTCCTGAGGGCTCTCATATCCGCATGTTCTCAGATCGGAACAGACTTCATCCAAGAGAGGAGCTCGGACTTTAAAGGGGCACTGAAGCGCGCGTCGAAGGATAGCTACGACGCAATGATCGACCTGGTCAATAATCTAAATCCCGACGAAAACGAGGAGCGAGCCGAGAGAGTCGCCGTAATTCGGAAAGCGCTAGGTTTCAAGACTCCGAAGAAAAAGTCGGTCGAGGGAACCTTGCCTGCTGGCGGTGAGGAGTAG